From a single Verrucomicrobiia bacterium genomic region:
- a CDS encoding PfkB family carbohydrate kinase: MRATSPKAEVLVTGLNLVDVLVRLPEHVQSGEKHEVADLVLQGGAPAGNAASLLASFGWRTGFIARMGENALSCVARQEFLRHGGLADYFIPDADAVPGMALVEIHPSSGERTVFYSLRGYRSLKAADIPVADVKQARLVLVDGYETAAAQTMLEAARDAGCYAVLDVEAGDPAVLRRLIELGTDIILPLGAAQRLSNTREPAAVLRKLAAWTRGQLLVTDGRNGSWALAADDVLHQPAFPVRAVDTTGCGDAYHAAYASALLDGLPLEQRMEFASWVAAHVALAIGGRANLPTRQSIRESDLGRLSPALRAHLLKTS; encoded by the coding sequence ATGCGCGCAACCTCACCCAAAGCGGAAGTGCTCGTCACGGGCTTGAACTTGGTGGACGTGCTCGTGCGGCTGCCCGAGCACGTCCAATCCGGTGAAAAGCATGAGGTCGCGGATTTGGTGCTGCAAGGGGGGGCTCCGGCGGGCAACGCGGCCAGCTTGCTCGCATCCTTTGGCTGGCGCACGGGCTTCATTGCCCGGATGGGCGAAAACGCCCTGAGCTGCGTGGCGCGCCAGGAATTTCTCCGGCACGGTGGTTTGGCGGATTACTTCATCCCGGATGCGGATGCGGTGCCGGGAATGGCGTTGGTCGAGATCCATCCGTCTTCGGGTGAGCGGACGGTTTTCTATTCGCTCCGGGGTTACCGCTCGTTGAAGGCCGCGGACATTCCCGTGGCGGATGTCAAGCAGGCCAGGCTGGTTCTGGTGGATGGCTATGAAACGGCCGCCGCACAAACCATGCTGGAAGCTGCGCGGGACGCGGGTTGTTACGCCGTGCTGGATGTCGAAGCCGGCGATCCGGCCGTGCTCCGCCGGCTGATCGAACTGGGCACCGACATTATTTTGCCGCTCGGCGCGGCGCAACGGCTGAGTAACACCCGCGAACCCGCGGCCGTCTTGCGCAAGCTGGCCGCCTGGACTCGCGGGCAGTTGCTGGTGACCGACGGCCGGAACGGGAGTTGGGCCCTCGCCGCGGACGACGTCCTCCATCAACCAGCTTTTCCGGTCCGGGCCGTGGACACGACCGGTTGTGGGGATGCTTACCATGCCGCCTATGCCTCGGCGTTGCTCGATGGCTTGCCCTTGGAGCAGCGCATGGAATTCGCCTCGTGGGTGGCCGCCCATGTGGCACTCGCCATCGGCGGGCGCGCCAATCTGCCCACGCGACAATCCATCCGCGAGAGCGATCTCGGCCGGTTGTCACCGGCGTTGCGCGCACACCTGTTGAAGACCTCATGA
- a CDS encoding carboxypeptidase regulatory-like domain-containing protein: MMKRMFLSRCAAWLVAGLALVLSLSTWANTILNNGVVAAEFDARGLVSLEDAALGRTWHFTNDNCSVTIDGVPINTSLIVPAVSAGSNSVTFLFVAGNYQVRVIYELQAGWRFVSRQIQVAPGLPGTFRVNAVTAMSAKVLDAGATVYKPSHATGAAFLRFASTGPDDPGTGLMLALQNDFLNWSFSSGAFTLSYSPDMDWSDSYGPFCGDRVCLGPYQMIGRRYPAGQVAEWQWQATEPAANGMDWSEIEAFQNCVRAFLLFHPTKATRVNIGWCENDYQIDTGTAAGRAEYKRIMDMCAQLGIDNLLYTPANDPVAPLSQNTDAWGWENVLWWNMGQQIRKGTWLCATSTLPSSVQEMVDYAGSKGLKLLAYAYPSLGFKQMPEWTAWCGGNTGGYVGVDTGVRSFQDWFDQQLLDFHTHQGASGYSFDHWWIAYDSQSGQPPVSSKYAQWNGCRRILENLRRGAPDIIIDGRQQYQSFGVWTWLAGNYPHPTSTDEQPESFKAFPDLHTDRVSADRQRYTAWWYRMVNLAPPEITPGFITHQTQRYTSTGGALRTDFRTRDWDVLGWKFSLFSTIGTAPFNLVMNMIPAKDPDEFAALSATDKQFCKDWFDWVDAHLEYLRAIRPILSQPMIGRVDGTAAILDDNGFVFLFNPNYRQLPATFALDQTIGLKRGAKFILKELEPQAGRLIGKPNAGVWSYGDVVSLPVSGTTAMVLEIDPAPTNLPVTLFNVTGAATLDGANVVVQNAAAEVGTSQEVAVAVPAGAQVDALTVNGLTVPFSRAGDVVTGSVQFGGVPFAKCQAVGTYNPSFTGGTVTGTCVIPGRVFDQLAARRAAWPVPYTEDDLLATWLGSDRLLLNIHIANPSSTMAVTAKIDGIVFPVKTAWNGVYPSMGEQTFLGFYVDVSRLVRDVPHEIEVTVPGLAPGQFQGLYFDNVEPEYTSLTTNAVTTPVTRTVSGRVTSTTGDGVAGAVVYFSDTTNAAAQPRITATADADGFYHRTLPTPSSWYVAAGAAALNTSAEQFVTVDAMDVTNVNFTLVANSVLSGTVASRSDGAAIPGATVYFSTTPNASLNPVFTAISDGAGSFHQPLQNGDWHVAAAAPGFYPSADKLVTVAGADVAGVALTLAPATRSIPRPADLLFAGVTDSFPPSGNTGNWPCYQPSGSTLTAMATPQVDVVNGIKWEQNLRADVDGYDQGAYTTPIPVNGATIVVAAIPSRVPGYADPWTSIVDVMYDRLVLGIHNGTGRVNVRRNGSLDVSAAAIPEGQITILSLVCQPDGKYKVFANGAQIMNVTTTNAMTAFVPNVAGPYASHINVGRNQPDAWPTFNGKIGDVFVYKVALSDVERQQLEADLYNKFISFFISASAGAGGTISPAGTTQVSYRGNQTFTIAPRPGHAVAGVTVDGVNQGALTGFTFTNVTANHSLGATFTNLPPPGLGFARDGNGNLEISWSDAYGATLETSPVLGPGAVWSPVQEPPAHGAGRYTFTATPGGEAAYYRLAY; this comes from the coding sequence ATGATGAAAAGGATGTTTTTGTCCCGTTGCGCGGCGTGGTTGGTTGCCGGCCTGGCGCTGGTGCTGTCCCTGTCTACCTGGGCAAACACGATTCTGAACAACGGGGTCGTGGCCGCCGAGTTTGACGCCCGGGGACTGGTCAGCTTGGAGGATGCAGCGTTGGGGCGGACCTGGCATTTTACGAATGACAACTGTTCCGTGACCATTGACGGGGTGCCCATAAACACGTCCCTGATTGTGCCGGCCGTCAGCGCGGGTTCCAACAGCGTCACGTTTCTCTTTGTGGCGGGCAACTATCAGGTGCGGGTGATTTATGAGTTGCAGGCGGGCTGGCGCTTTGTCAGTCGTCAGATTCAGGTTGCGCCCGGCCTGCCGGGGACGTTTCGCGTGAATGCCGTCACGGCGATGTCCGCCAAAGTTCTGGACGCGGGGGCAACTGTTTACAAACCCAGCCACGCCACTGGCGCCGCTTTTTTGCGGTTTGCCTCGACGGGGCCTGACGATCCGGGCACCGGTCTCATGCTCGCCCTGCAAAACGATTTCCTGAATTGGTCCTTCAGTAGCGGCGCCTTCACGCTGTCCTATTCGCCCGACATGGACTGGAGCGACAGTTACGGTCCGTTCTGCGGTGACCGGGTCTGCCTTGGCCCCTATCAGATGATTGGCCGTCGATACCCGGCCGGTCAGGTCGCGGAGTGGCAGTGGCAGGCTACCGAGCCGGCGGCCAACGGGATGGACTGGTCGGAGATTGAGGCGTTTCAGAATTGCGTGCGCGCGTTCCTGCTGTTTCATCCGACCAAGGCAACGCGGGTGAACATCGGCTGGTGCGAAAACGACTACCAGATCGACACGGGAACCGCGGCCGGGCGGGCCGAGTATAAGCGCATCATGGACATGTGCGCGCAACTCGGCATCGACAACCTGCTTTATACTCCGGCCAACGACCCGGTGGCCCCGCTCAGTCAAAACACCGATGCGTGGGGCTGGGAGAACGTGCTGTGGTGGAACATGGGGCAGCAGATTCGCAAGGGCACCTGGCTCTGCGCCACCAGCACGTTGCCGTCGTCGGTGCAGGAGATGGTGGACTACGCGGGCAGCAAGGGACTCAAACTGCTGGCCTACGCTTATCCCAGCCTGGGCTTCAAGCAGATGCCGGAATGGACTGCGTGGTGCGGTGGCAACACGGGAGGTTACGTCGGGGTTGATACCGGCGTGCGGAGTTTTCAGGACTGGTTTGATCAGCAGCTGCTCGATTTCCACACGCACCAGGGCGCCAGCGGATATTCGTTCGACCACTGGTGGATCGCCTACGATTCGCAATCCGGTCAGCCGCCCGTTTCCAGCAAATACGCGCAGTGGAACGGGTGCCGGCGCATTCTGGAGAATCTGCGACGGGGCGCGCCGGACATCATCATTGATGGTCGCCAGCAGTATCAAAGCTTCGGGGTCTGGACCTGGCTGGCGGGCAATTATCCCCATCCTACCTCGACCGACGAGCAGCCGGAGAGCTTCAAGGCGTTCCCGGATTTGCACACCGACCGGGTTTCGGCCGACCGGCAGCGTTATACCGCGTGGTGGTATCGGATGGTGAATCTGGCGCCGCCCGAAATCACGCCTGGTTTTATCACCCACCAGACGCAGCGCTACACCAGCACCGGCGGCGCGCTCCGCACCGATTTCCGGACGCGGGACTGGGATGTTTTGGGTTGGAAGTTTTCGCTGTTTTCAACGATAGGCACCGCACCGTTCAATCTGGTCATGAACATGATTCCCGCCAAGGATCCGGACGAGTTCGCGGCGCTGTCGGCCACGGACAAGCAGTTCTGCAAGGACTGGTTCGACTGGGTGGACGCTCATCTTGAATACCTGCGCGCCATCCGGCCGATCTTGAGCCAGCCGATGATCGGGCGGGTGGACGGCACCGCGGCCATTCTCGACGACAACGGGTTTGTCTTTCTCTTCAACCCCAATTACCGGCAGTTGCCGGCCACGTTTGCCCTGGACCAGACGATTGGGCTCAAGCGCGGCGCGAAATTCATCCTCAAGGAATTGGAACCACAAGCCGGCCGGCTGATTGGCAAACCCAACGCCGGGGTCTGGAGTTACGGCGACGTGGTCAGTCTTCCCGTGAGCGGGACGACGGCCATGGTCTTGGAAATTGATCCGGCGCCCACGAATCTTCCGGTGACCCTGTTCAACGTGACCGGCGCGGCCACGCTCGATGGCGCAAATGTCGTGGTGCAAAACGCCGCCGCGGAAGTGGGCACCAGCCAGGAAGTGGCAGTGGCCGTTCCGGCCGGCGCGCAGGTGGACGCGCTGACGGTGAATGGACTGACGGTGCCGTTTTCCCGTGCGGGAGATGTGGTGACGGGTAGCGTCCAGTTTGGCGGCGTTCCGTTTGCCAAATGTCAGGCGGTTGGAACTTACAACCCGAGCTTCACGGGCGGCACCGTGACGGGAACCTGCGTGATTCCGGGCCGCGTCTTTGACCAGCTGGCGGCGCGGCGGGCGGCGTGGCCGGTGCCCTACACGGAGGATGATTTGCTGGCCACCTGGCTGGGATCCGACCGGCTCCTGTTGAACATTCACATCGCCAATCCGAGTTCAACCATGGCGGTGACGGCGAAGATCGACGGCATCGTCTTTCCCGTCAAAACCGCCTGGAACGGAGTTTATCCAAGCATGGGCGAACAGACCTTTCTTGGCTTTTATGTGGATGTTTCCCGCCTGGTGCGGGATGTGCCCCACGAAATCGAAGTCACGGTGCCCGGTTTGGCCCCCGGCCAGTTTCAGGGCCTCTATTTCGACAATGTCGAGCCGGAATATACCAGCCTCACCACCAATGCCGTGACCACCCCGGTCACGCGCACCGTTTCCGGCCGGGTCACCAGCACCACGGGGGACGGCGTGGCCGGCGCCGTGGTTTACTTCTCCGACACGACGAATGCCGCGGCACAGCCGCGGATCACCGCGACCGCCGATGCCGACGGTTTCTACCACCGCACGCTGCCAACGCCATCTTCTTGGTATGTGGCCGCCGGGGCAGCCGCTTTGAACACCTCCGCCGAGCAGTTTGTGACGGTGGATGCAATGGACGTGACGAATGTGAATTTCACTCTGGTTGCGAACTCGGTGCTGAGCGGCACGGTCGCCAGCCGCAGCGACGGGGCAGCCATCCCCGGGGCAACCGTTTATTTCTCCACCACGCCCAATGCCTCGCTCAATCCAGTCTTCACGGCGATCTCGGACGGCGCCGGCAGCTTCCACCAGCCGCTGCAAAATGGTGACTGGCACGTGGCGGCGGCGGCGCCCGGCTTTTATCCGTCGGCGGACAAGTTGGTGACCGTGGCAGGTGCCGATGTGGCTGGCGTTGCGCTGACTTTGGCGCCGGCCACGCGGAGCATTCCCCGGCCCGCAGATCTGCTCTTTGCGGGAGTCACCGATTCCTTTCCGCCCAGCGGAAACACGGGAAACTGGCCTTGCTATCAACCCTCCGGTTCGACCTTGACGGCGATGGCGACACCGCAGGTGGACGTGGTCAACGGCATCAAGTGGGAGCAAAACCTGCGGGCTGACGTGGACGGCTACGATCAGGGCGCCTACACGACCCCAATTCCTGTGAACGGCGCAACGATCGTGGTTGCGGCCATTCCTTCGCGGGTGCCCGGCTACGCAGATCCGTGGACGTCCATTGTGGATGTCATGTATGACCGGCTGGTGCTGGGCATCCATAATGGCACCGGCCGGGTCAATGTCCGGCGCAATGGCAGCCTGGACGTCAGCGCGGCAGCGATTCCGGAAGGCCAGATCACCATTCTGAGCCTGGTGTGCCAGCCGGATGGCAAATACAAGGTCTTCGCCAACGGCGCGCAGATCATGAATGTCACCACGACGAATGCCATGACGGCGTTCGTTCCCAACGTGGCCGGACCTTATGCCAGTCACATCAACGTGGGCCGCAACCAGCCGGACGCCTGGCCGACTTTCAACGGGAAGATTGGCGACGTGTTCGTTTACAAGGTGGCGTTGAGCGATGTCGAACGCCAACAGCTTGAGGCCGATCTCTACAATAAATTCATCAGCTTTTTCATCTCGGCGTCGGCCGGGGCCGGCGGCACCATTAGTCCTGCCGGGACCACTCAGGTCAGCTATCGTGGCAACCAGACATTCACCATCGCCCCGCGGCCCGGCCACGCCGTGGCTGGCGTGACCGTTGACGGCGTCAATCAGGGCGCCTTGACCGGCTTTACGTTCACCAATGTCACGGCCAACCACAGCCTCGGTGCCACATTCACCAACCTGCCGCCGCCCGGCTTGGGTTTCGCCCGCGATGGGAATGGCAATTTGGAAATAAGCTGGTCCGATGCCTACGGCGCAACACTGGAAACTTCTCCCGTGCTTGGACCCGGCGCGGTGTGGAGCCCGGTTCAAGAACCTCCGGCCCATGGCGCGGGCCGCTACACATTTACAGCCACACCGGGAGGCGAAGCCGCCTACTATCGGCTGGCCTACTGA
- a CDS encoding fucose isomerase → MMPPLPTPRPTRVLVLGCGVKMHFPWARACRLYDAAVRQVTGSLPSGCFDVQRAPEPFEDPRAMLAFLDSQLTEGIDGIVFFHAAYTAGEIGSQFGRWWLDHPVPVLSWSVPDAAAERLESNSLCCQNFLLNMWRRLGVKYAWLHAAVGDSPGPVLARFGRTARARARFKHGRALHIGGSRVPAFYDGEVDELAVMRRFGLRFDRIDLEAAFQHARKFSEADLRRLRDAIVNSPQCARNDVPDGQIFQTLRLGLAALDLAAHGGYLGCTIKSWPELFNCYGCATDGAVSMLNDLGLCTAEEGEMNGLLSSLALQLVSEGGAVPTMMDLSALKAEANRLGIWHCGASPTRWLKRGTQYEARKHSILENADPADAVGLMLEFLLELGPATVLRYQSPDAASAFAFEGDLVDTPLPFRGVYGELHPRPPHTAAQIIGTILSRGLDHHWSLGYGHWQADLTMLHHWLGIAELPVQAADSAHGLSWS, encoded by the coding sequence ATGATGCCGCCGCTGCCAACACCGCGGCCGACGCGCGTCCTGGTGCTGGGGTGTGGCGTCAAGATGCACTTTCCTTGGGCGCGGGCCTGCCGGCTTTACGACGCGGCGGTGCGCCAGGTGACCGGCAGCCTGCCATCCGGGTGCTTCGATGTGCAGCGCGCTCCCGAGCCGTTTGAGGATCCGCGGGCCATGCTCGCGTTCTTGGATTCGCAGCTGACCGAAGGCATCGATGGGATCGTGTTTTTTCATGCGGCCTATACGGCGGGGGAGATTGGTTCTCAGTTCGGACGCTGGTGGCTGGACCATCCGGTGCCGGTGTTGAGCTGGTCGGTTCCGGACGCGGCCGCCGAACGTTTGGAAAGCAACAGCCTCTGCTGCCAGAATTTTTTGCTGAACATGTGGCGTCGGCTGGGCGTGAAATATGCCTGGCTGCACGCTGCAGTTGGGGATTCGCCCGGGCCGGTGCTGGCCCGGTTTGGCCGGACGGCGCGCGCCCGCGCCCGCTTCAAGCACGGTCGGGCCCTGCACATTGGCGGCTCCCGCGTGCCGGCCTTTTACGATGGCGAGGTTGATGAGCTGGCGGTGATGCGGCGCTTCGGATTGCGTTTTGACCGGATTGACCTTGAGGCGGCTTTTCAACATGCCCGCAAGTTTTCCGAGGCCGATCTGCGCCGGCTCCGGGATGCCATTGTCAACTCGCCGCAGTGTGCGCGGAATGACGTGCCGGACGGACAGATCTTTCAAACGTTGCGTCTCGGCCTGGCGGCGCTGGACCTGGCCGCACACGGCGGCTATCTCGGCTGCACGATCAAGAGCTGGCCGGAACTCTTCAATTGCTATGGCTGCGCGACGGACGGAGCCGTTTCGATGCTCAATGACCTGGGGCTTTGCACGGCGGAGGAGGGCGAGATGAACGGTTTGTTGTCCTCGCTTGCCCTGCAACTTGTGAGTGAGGGCGGCGCGGTGCCGACCATGATGGATTTGTCCGCGCTCAAGGCGGAGGCCAACCGCCTGGGCATCTGGCATTGTGGCGCGAGCCCCACCCGCTGGCTGAAGCGGGGCACCCAGTATGAGGCGCGCAAGCATTCCATTCTCGAAAATGCCGATCCGGCGGATGCCGTGGGGTTGATGCTCGAGTTCTTGCTGGAGCTCGGCCCGGCCACGGTCCTGCGTTACCAGTCGCCGGATGCGGCCAGCGCCTTTGCCTTTGAAGGGGACCTGGTGGACACGCCGCTGCCATTCCGCGGGGTTTATGGCGAACTGCATCCCCGGCCTCCGCACACCGCCGCGCAGATCATCGGGACGATCTTGAGCCGCGGGTTGGATCATCATTGGAGTCTCGGCTACGGCCACTGGCAAGCCGACCTGACCATGTTGCACCATTGGCTGGGCATTGCCGAACTGCCTGTGCAGGCGGCGGACAGCGCCCACGGGTTGAGTTGGAGCTGA
- a CDS encoding prepilin-type N-terminal cleavage/methylation domain-containing protein: MKTSFAFTLIELLVVIAIIAILAALLLPALSRAKDKAKIITCCSNMRQVGLACRLYADGNRDKLPPCHGGWAWDADSKSIDLLLAEGFSRDILFCPSFAEFNQSNIWNFTANYRVLGCVLALDQCGALHPTNWNASMNPSAMQRWVNVDYRIVPSERELAADATVSQGGNFTSIVCDWYYGGTKKNARSPHLQGNLPAGGNIVFLDGHAAWRKFRDMQKRTWGGADFWY, translated from the coding sequence GTGAAAACATCTTTCGCTTTCACCCTGATCGAATTGCTCGTCGTCATTGCCATCATTGCGATTCTCGCCGCCCTGTTGCTGCCCGCATTGAGTCGCGCCAAAGACAAGGCAAAGATCATCACTTGTTGCAGCAACATGCGCCAGGTGGGGCTGGCGTGCCGCCTCTATGCCGACGGCAATCGGGACAAGCTGCCTCCCTGCCATGGAGGATGGGCGTGGGACGCGGACTCCAAATCAATCGACCTGTTGTTGGCTGAGGGCTTCAGCCGGGACATTCTTTTTTGCCCGTCATTTGCCGAGTTCAACCAGTCCAACATCTGGAACTTCACCGCGAATTACCGGGTGCTCGGTTGTGTGCTGGCGCTGGACCAATGCGGCGCGCTTCATCCGACGAACTGGAATGCCTCCATGAATCCCTCGGCCATGCAGCGCTGGGTGAATGTTGACTACCGGATCGTTCCTTCCGAACGCGAACTGGCGGCGGACGCGACCGTTTCCCAAGGCGGCAATTTTACCAGCATTGTTTGTGACTGGTATTACGGTGGCACGAAAAAGAACGCGCGGTCGCCGCACCTGCAGGGCAACCTTCCGGCGGGTGGAAACATCGTGTTTTTGGACGGGCACGCCGCTTGGCGGAAGTTTCGCGACATGCAAAAGCGGACGTGGGGCGGTGCTGACTTCTGGTATTGA
- a CDS encoding sodium/solute symporter (Members of the Solute:Sodium Symporter (SSS), TC 2.A.21 as described in tcdb.org, catalyze solute:Na+ symport. Known solutes for members of the family include sugars, amino acids, nucleosides, inositols, vitamins, urea or anions, depending on the system.) translates to MQLHLIDYAIFAAFIVLVVAVGIGFSRNEKDSESYFLAGRGLSWWLIGFSLIAANISTEQFVGMSGSAADRLGLAIASYEWLAAITLVVVAFFFLPYFLRAGIYTIPEFLERRFNRLTRSIMAVCMVVIYILLVGAVTYSGALTMQTAFAGKQLFGILPMTVTTGAWLIGLMAAVYVAIGGLKACAWADLVQGSALIMGGGVIMYFALHQLGATPLHELASQSPLPAGLTDASSGSAKLLALNADKFHMVLPRTDPFLPWTVLLLGLWIPNFYYWGLNQYIMQRTLGSQSLAQGQRGLVFAAFMKLLIPFIIVMPGMIAFNLFSSDMQAAARPGNERALQRFAAVRSDPDRAQTIFVADEAWRKSHPETAAELAAFNARVSTRAAAEGFTPEEEKLVGYKYDTAFGYLISRVLPENSGWQGFVLAALLGAVVSTLASMLNAASTIVTMDVYRLHFDPEASQTRLVGLGRILVGVFMVLGCAVAPRLGDPHIGNSIFALIQESQAYIYSGILAVFLVGMLVRRAPPLTGTVGLVLGPVSFWAIKQLAPRLSFVNRASLAFGIVIAVMLAITVVRPLPQPVQLGTFSRIDLTPSRAAKWFGALVVVLTVILYLVFW, encoded by the coding sequence ATGCAACTGCATCTCATTGATTACGCCATTTTTGCTGCCTTCATCGTATTGGTGGTGGCTGTCGGCATTGGTTTCAGCCGGAACGAAAAGGACAGCGAATCGTATTTCCTCGCGGGCCGCGGACTGTCCTGGTGGCTGATTGGGTTTTCCCTCATTGCCGCCAACATTTCCACCGAGCAATTCGTGGGGATGTCGGGCAGCGCGGCCGACCGGCTCGGGCTGGCGATTGCCAGCTATGAATGGCTGGCGGCCATCACCCTGGTGGTCGTGGCGTTCTTCTTTCTGCCCTATTTTTTGCGGGCCGGGATTTACACCATTCCAGAGTTTCTGGAGCGCCGTTTCAACCGGCTCACCCGGTCCATCATGGCCGTGTGCATGGTGGTGATTTACATCCTGTTGGTGGGCGCGGTGACGTATTCAGGGGCGTTGACCATGCAGACCGCCTTCGCCGGCAAGCAGCTTTTCGGCATCCTGCCCATGACGGTGACGACAGGCGCCTGGTTGATTGGTCTCATGGCGGCGGTTTACGTCGCCATCGGAGGACTCAAGGCCTGTGCCTGGGCGGATCTGGTGCAGGGCAGCGCGTTGATCATGGGGGGCGGGGTGATCATGTATTTCGCGCTGCATCAGCTTGGCGCAACGCCGCTCCATGAACTCGCTTCGCAGTCACCGTTGCCGGCCGGTTTGACGGATGCATCCAGCGGCAGCGCGAAGCTCCTCGCGTTGAATGCCGACAAGTTCCACATGGTCCTGCCGCGGACGGATCCCTTTTTGCCGTGGACGGTGCTGCTGCTGGGCCTGTGGATACCCAATTTCTACTACTGGGGTCTCAATCAATACATCATGCAGCGCACGCTCGGCTCGCAATCCCTCGCGCAAGGCCAGCGCGGCCTCGTGTTTGCCGCGTTCATGAAGCTGCTGATCCCGTTCATCATCGTGATGCCCGGGATGATCGCGTTCAATCTGTTCAGCAGCGACATGCAGGCGGCAGCCCGGCCGGGCAACGAACGCGCGCTGCAACGTTTCGCCGCCGTTCGGAGCGATCCGGACCGGGCGCAAACGATTTTTGTGGCGGACGAAGCGTGGCGGAAAAGTCACCCGGAAACCGCCGCTGAGCTGGCCGCATTCAACGCCCGTGTCAGCACGCGGGCCGCCGCCGAAGGCTTCACGCCGGAGGAGGAGAAGCTGGTGGGCTACAAATACGACACGGCGTTCGGATACCTCATCAGCCGGGTGCTGCCCGAAAATTCCGGCTGGCAGGGATTCGTGCTGGCGGCGCTGTTGGGCGCGGTGGTCAGCACGCTGGCCTCCATGCTGAATGCCGCCTCCACGATTGTGACCATGGACGTCTATCGCCTGCATTTTGATCCCGAAGCGTCGCAAACGCGGCTGGTGGGCCTGGGGCGCATCTTGGTGGGGGTGTTCATGGTGCTGGGGTGCGCGGTTGCGCCCCGGCTGGGCGACCCGCACATCGGCAACAGCATTTTTGCGCTCATCCAGGAAAGTCAGGCCTACATCTACTCGGGCATCCTGGCGGTCTTTTTGGTGGGGATGCTTGTCCGCCGTGCGCCGCCGCTGACGGGGACCGTGGGGTTGGTGCTGGGTCCGGTCTCATTCTGGGCCATCAAACAACTCGCGCCGCGCCTTTCATTTGTAAACCGCGCTTCGCTCGCGTTTGGGATCGTCATCGCGGTCATGCTGGCGATCACGGTGGTGCGTCCGCTGCCGCAGCCCGTTCAGTTGGGCACGTTCTCGCGGATTGATTTGACGCCATCCCGGGCGGCCAAGTGGTTCGGCGCGCTGGTGGTCGTGCTGACGGTCATCCTTTATCTCGTGTTTTGGTGA